From Schizosaccharomyces pombe strain 972h- genome assembly, chromosome: II, the proteins below share one genomic window:
- the hot15 gene encoding protein TIM chaperone, translating to MCKHVLNAQVSIRTACCRRWIDCIECHNEIADHPLLKTSELTLICKKCRKAFRIQFDQTMDESDEYCPNCDNHFVIDAITKVEKPKAPISPKLDLRMLNQEEKELEELLDETTRLG from the exons ATGTG CAAGCATGTTTTAAACGCTCAGGTGTCGATTCGCACAGCCTGCTGCCGTCGCTGGATAGATTGCATTGAATGTCATAATGAAATCGCTGATCACCCTTTGCTCAAAACCTCAGAACTTACCCTGATATGTAAAAAATGTCGAAAAGCTTTTAGAATCCAATTTGATCAAACTATGGATGAAAGCGATGAGTATTGTCCGAA CTGCGACAATCATTTTGTTATAGATGCAATTACCAAAGTTGAAAAGCCGAAGGCTCCCATTTCACCTAAATTAGATTTACGAATGTTAAATCAGGAAGAGAAAGAGTTAGAGGAATTGCTGGACGAAACCACGCGTCTTGGTTAA
- the oms1 gene encoding methyltransferase → MGILKKTIFIGGIYGLGVYIGAVAWRLRKDVLNYESRQKSDLLIPNSNSISIYNQIADKYSRKITREEIFSGIYFLRYFLLRNAKGDVLEVGSGPGTNFPFYKWKKINTLTLVEPAEKMREIADARAKKKVPPNVLYRQFADLRQLPPNQSYDTIIQTFCICSQEKAVEQLNNYRSLLRSDGRILLIEHGKGKYKFLNRILNAYAESHYESWGCVWNRDIEQLLEDSELTIDSCKRFNFGTTYVIEAH, encoded by the coding sequence atgggcatattaaagaaaactaTCTTTATAGGAGGTATATACGGTCTAGGTGTCTACATTGGTGCGGTAGCTTGGAGGTTGAGGAAAGATGTTCTCAATTATGAATCGCGACAGAAGTCAGACTTATTAATTCCGAACAGCAATAGtatttcaatttataatcAAATTGCTGATAAATATAGCAGAAAAATTACGCGAGAGGAAATATTTTCTGgaatatattttcttcGATATTTCCTCTTACGAAATGCGAAGGGTGATGTATTAGAAGTTGGGAGTGGACCAGGTACTAATTTCCCATTTTACAagtggaaaaaaattaacacTCTAACACTGGTTGAGCCGGCTGAAAAAATGCGTGAAATTGCAGATGCTCGtgctaaaaaaaaggtaccTCCAAATGTATTGTATCGACAATTTGCAGACTTGCGTCAGCTTCCGCCAAACCAAAGTTATGACACTATCATTCAAACATTTTGTATTTGCTCTCAAGAAAAAGCGGTCGAACAATTAAATAACTATCGCTCTTTATTGCGTTCCGATGGTCGTATTTTACTGATAGAACATGGCAAAGGAAAATACAAGTTCCTAAATAGAATTTTAAATGCATATGCGGAATCACATTATGAGTCTTGGGGATGTGTTTGGAATCGAGACATTGAACAATTATTAGAAGATTCTGAACTGACCATAGATTCTTGTAAGCGTTTCAACTTTGGTACTACATATGTGATTGAAGCAcattag
- the dcp1 gene encoding mRNA-decapping complex regulatory subunit Dcp1 → MEDENILRNAVNLQVLKFHYPEIESIIDIASHVAVYQFDVGSQKWLKTSIEGTFFLVKDQRARVGYVILNRNSPENLYLFINHPSNVHLVDRYLIHRTENQHVVGLWMFDPNDMSRIFNIVKESLLR, encoded by the exons ATGGAAGATGAAAACATATTGCGGAATGCTGTCAATCTACAAGTActgaaatttcattatccTGAGATTGAAAGCATTATTGATATTGCTTCTCACGTAGCTGTGTACCAATTTGATGTTGGCTCGCAAAAATGG TTAAAAACCTCAATTGAAGgaactttttttctagTTAAAGACCAAAGAGCCAGAGTTGGATATGTCATATTGAACAGAAATTCACCAGAAAACctctatttatttattaatcaTCCGAGTAATGTGCACCTTGTCGACCGATACCTAATTCACAGAACTGAAAATCAGCACGTTGTGGGTCTATGGATGTTTGATCCAAATGATATGTCTCGCATATTTAATATAGTGAAAGAAAGTTTATTAAGGTAA